The proteins below are encoded in one region of Juglans microcarpa x Juglans regia isolate MS1-56 chromosome 4D, Jm3101_v1.0, whole genome shotgun sequence:
- the LOC121259451 gene encoding GDSL esterase/lipase At1g54790-like — protein MALEVHTFQVLATTFLIFLPITSPAANFNFPAVFNFGDSNSDTGGLAAGVAFPVKPPNGQTYFLEPSGRFCDGRLIIDFLMNATDLPFLNPYLDSVGAPNFQTGCNFAAGGATILPANAASTCPFSFGIQVAQFVRFKDQVLELLAKDKKLEKYLPSKQSFRQALYMFDVGQNDLDGAFYSKSEDQVLALIQILLTELETGIERLYSEGARNFWIHNTGPLGCLPRIIAKFGTDASKIDQLGCVNSHNHAANQFNMQLHDLYTKFRVQFPEANFTYVDIFSIKFNLISNYSQYGFKQPIAACCGCGGPPLNFDSRIACGQTKVINGSSVTANPCNNTAEYVNWDGNHYTEAANEHVSSQILTGNYSEPPVLGDCARYLPGPKFFDPKTL, from the exons ATGGCTCTTGAAGTCCATACGTTTCAAGTACTGGCCACAACTTTCCTTATCTTCTTGCCTATAACTAGCCCCGCTGCCAACTTCAATTTTCCGGCCGTTTTCAACTTTGGCGATTCAAATTCAGATACTGGTGGCTTGGCTGCAGGAGTTGCTTTCCCGGTTAAACCACCTAATGGACAGACCTACTTCCTTGAGCCATCTGGGCGATTCTGCGATGGCCGTTTGATCATTGATTTTCTAA TGAATGCAACGGATCTACCATTTCTCAATCCATATTTGGATTCTGTTGGTGCACCAAACTTCCAAACAGGGTGTAACTTTGCAGCCGGGGGGGCGACCATACTTCCGGCCAATGCAGCCTCGACATGCCCTTTTTCGTTTGGGATTCAGGTTGCTCAATTTGTCAGATTCAAGGATCAAGTCCTTGAATTGCTAGCAAAAG ACAAGAAACTTGAAAAATACCTTCCCTCAAAACAATCATTCAGGCAGGCCCTATACATGTTTGATGTGGGTCAGAATGATCTCGATGGTGCATTTTACTCAAAATCAGAAGACCAAGTTCTTGCTTTGATTCAGATTCTCCTAACAGAATTAGAGACTGGAATTGAG AGATTATACAGTGAGGGTGCAAGGAATTTTTGGATTCATAACACAGGTCCCCTTGGATGCTTACCTAGAATCATCGCAAAATTCGGAACAGACGCATCGAAAATCGACCAATTAGGATGTGTAAACTCACATAATCATGCTGCTAATCAATTCAACATGCAGTTGCATGACCTCTATACTAAATTCCGGGTACAATTCCCAGAAGCCAACTTCACTTATGTTGACATCTTCTCCATAAAATTCAACCTCATTTCAAATTACTCTCAGTATG GATTTAAACAACCTATAGCAGCTTGCTGTGGATGTGGTGGGCCGCCATTGAACTTTGACAGCCGAATTGCTTGTGGCCAAACAAAAGTTATTAATGGAAGCTCGGTGACAGCAAATCCATGCAATAATACTGCTGAATACGTGAACTGGGATGGAAACCATTACACTGAAGCTGCAAATGAGCATGTTTCATCACAGATATTAACAGGAAATTATTCAGAGCCACCAGTCTTAGGGGATTGTGCACGGTATCTTCCAGGACCCAAGTTCTTTGACCCAAAAACACTGTAA
- the LOC121259452 gene encoding LOW QUALITY PROTEIN: E3 ubiquitin-protein ligase SP1-like (The sequence of the model RefSeq protein was modified relative to this genomic sequence to represent the inferred CDS: inserted 1 base in 1 codon), producing the protein MMIPWSGLSCCLSAAALYVLGRSSGRDAEILKSVTRVNLLKDLGPLLDAGCILPLVVTISGRVSSETPISCEFSGLRGVIVEETAEQHFLKHNDAGSWIQDSALMLSMSKEVPWYLDDGTGRVYVLGARNASGFALPVGSEVFEESGRSLVRGTLDYLQGLKMLGVKRIERVLPTGTSLTVVGEAVKDDVGTVRIQRPHKGPFYVSPKAIDQLIANLGKWARWYKYASMGLTVFGVYLIAKHSFHYIMERRRRXELQKRVLAAAAKRSGQDNEGLTEKPANESDGAIRDRLMPDICVICLEEEYNAVFVPCGHMCCCTTCSWHLTSCPLCRRRIEQVVKTFRH; encoded by the exons ATGATGATTCCATGGAGTGGACTCAGTTGCTGTTTGAGTGCAGCTGCTCTTTATGTTCTTGGAAGGAGCAGCGGGAG GGACGCAGAGATTCTTAAGTCAGTCACCCGGGTCAATCTGTTGAAGGATTTGG GACCATTATTAGATGCTGGGTGTATATTACCTTTGGTTGTcacaatttctggaagagttaGTTCTGAAACCCCAATCAGCTGTGAGTTCAGTGGTTTACGGGGAGTAATTGTAGAGGAAACG GCAGAACAACATTTTTTGAAGCACAATGATGCTGGCTCATGGATACAGGATTCTGCTCTGATGTTATCCATGAGTAAAGAGGTTCCATGGTATTTG GATGATGGAACTGGTCGTGTATATGTGCTGGGAGCTAGAAATGCATCAGGTTTTGCATTACCAGTTGGAAGTGAGGTGTTTGAAGAGTCAGGAAGATCCCTGGTACGTGGAACGTTAGACTATCTCCAAGGCCTCAAG ATGCTTGGAGTCAAGCGAATTGAACGAGTACTTCCTACTGGTACTTCCTTGACTGTTGTTGGTGAG gCTGTCAAAGATGATGTTGGAACAGTTCGGATTCAAAGACCCCATAAAGGGCCATTTTATGTTTCTCCCAAGGCTATTGATCAGCTCATAGCAAATCTTGGGAAGTGGGCAAG GTGGTATAAGTATGCGTCTATGGGTTTGACCGTGTTCGGTGTTTATCTCATTGCTAAGCATTCTTTCCATTATATCATGGAGAGAAGGCGAC TGGAGTTGCAGAAAAG GGTCCTTGCTGCTGCTGCCAAGAGATCCGGACAAGATAATGAAG GTTTAACTGAAAAGCCTGCCAATGAATCAGATGGTGCTATAAGAGACCGTCTAATGCCAGATATATGTGTCATATGTCTTGAGGAGGAATACAATGCCGTTTTTGTCCC GTGCGGTCATATGTGCTGTTGTACAACGTGCTCTTGGCACTTGACCAGCTGTCCTCTTTGCCGACGACGAATCGAGCAAGTAGTGAAGACATTCCGACATTGA